In one window of Leptospiraceae bacterium DNA:
- a CDS encoding ABC transporter ATP-binding protein/permease: protein MIKVKNLSWIFKFLWRYKFRFLLGMIFALIAAFANLFSLSSFVPIFNTLDSEKPVQVIEIGPEERKIYEKSQQQASLKIYERLYSYWVELKLTINSYFEGKTNKEIIFTIILFILPVYVLKIFSLILSTFLFGTGGFYAMRDLRNLVMDKLNCLNVSYYEQERMGYILSRVVNDIHLISRTIAVEFQEMVVNFFYIITHVALLILISWKMFFFIVIGIPILMIPINKFAVKVKKAAKSQQERLADLLSHINEVISGIRVIRAFSMEKFEEMRFNLINEKLYKDNYRGHFYHQVGPAISEMVITLIVLSFLIWGAYEIVQDNITKGHFFAFFFTLLFVMRPVIQISVVVNVMGILDAAAERIREIIDSKDEFEVSQTNIPFEGLKEGIEFREVSFRYPQRDNFALKNINLKIPKNQVVALVGESGSGKSTLIDLLFRFYEPTKGDILVDQRNLKDYEIASWRRKIGIVPQNVFLFHATILENITLFRTDIPFEKVIKACKIAHIHDFIETLPQGYHTLVGERGVMLSGGQRQRIAIARALVVDPEILILDEATSALDNENEKLIQMALEDAIKEKTVIIVAHRLRTVYKADIIYVLQEGSIVEVGNHQELLQKNGVYRNLYELQFHS from the coding sequence ATGATCAAAGTAAAAAATCTCTCGTGGATTTTTAAGTTTCTTTGGAGATATAAATTTCGTTTTCTTTTGGGGATGATTTTTGCGTTGATTGCTGCATTTGCAAATTTGTTTTCTTTGAGTTCGTTTGTGCCTATTTTTAATACTTTGGATAGTGAAAAACCTGTTCAAGTAATTGAAATCGGACCAGAAGAACGAAAAATCTACGAAAAATCTCAACAACAAGCATCCCTCAAAATTTACGAAAGACTTTATTCTTATTGGGTAGAACTCAAGCTAACTATTAATTCTTATTTCGAAGGGAAAACGAACAAAGAAATCATTTTTACAATCATTCTCTTTATCCTGCCTGTGTATGTTTTGAAAATCTTTTCCCTCATACTTTCGACCTTTTTGTTTGGAACAGGTGGATTTTATGCCATGCGGGATTTACGAAATTTGGTTATGGATAAACTAAATTGTTTGAATGTTTCTTATTATGAGCAGGAACGAATGGGTTATATTTTGAGTCGTGTTGTTAACGATATCCACTTAATTTCTCGTACCATAGCGGTAGAATTCCAAGAAATGGTAGTGAATTTTTTTTATATCATCACTCATGTGGCATTGTTGATTTTGATTTCGTGGAAAATGTTTTTTTTCATCGTGATTGGGATTCCAATTTTGATGATTCCTATTAATAAATTTGCCGTCAAAGTCAAAAAAGCAGCAAAAAGCCAACAAGAACGTTTGGCGGATTTATTATCCCACATCAACGAAGTGATTTCTGGCATTCGGGTGATACGAGCATTCTCGATGGAAAAATTCGAAGAAATGCGTTTTAATCTCATTAACGAAAAACTCTATAAAGATAACTATAGAGGACATTTTTACCATCAAGTAGGTCCTGCTATTTCGGAAATGGTGATCACCTTGATTGTTTTGTCGTTTTTGATATGGGGTGCTTATGAGATTGTCCAAGATAACATTACAAAAGGACATTTCTTTGCGTTTTTTTTTACTTTGCTTTTTGTGATGAGACCTGTCATTCAGATTTCGGTGGTAGTGAATGTTATGGGGATTTTGGATGCAGCAGCAGAGAGAATCCGAGAAATCATTGATAGCAAAGATGAATTTGAAGTTTCCCAGACTAACATTCCTTTTGAAGGATTAAAAGAAGGAATTGAATTTCGAGAAGTTTCTTTTCGTTATCCCCAGAGAGATAACTTTGCTCTAAAAAACATTAACTTAAAAATTCCCAAAAATCAAGTGGTTGCCTTAGTGGGAGAGTCAGGTAGTGGAAAATCTACGTTGATCGATCTTCTATTTCGATTTTATGAGCCCACAAAAGGAGATATCTTGGTAGATCAACGAAATCTCAAAGATTATGAAATAGCATCTTGGCGTAGGAAAATAGGGATTGTTCCTCAAAATGTTTTTTTGTTTCATGCCACAATCTTGGAGAATATTACCTTGTTTCGAACAGACATTCCTTTTGAAAAAGTAATAAAAGCCTGTAAAATAGCTCATATACATGATTTTATTGAAACCCTGCCTCAAGGCTATCATACTCTTGTGGGGGAAAGAGGAGTGATGCTCTCAGGAGGACAACGACAACGTATTGCCATTGCTCGTGCTTTGGTTGTTGATCCCGAGATTTTGATTTTGGATGAAGCCACCAGTGCATTAGATAACGAAAATGAAAAATTGATCCAAATGGCGTTAGAAGATGCCATCAAAGAAAAAACCGTGATTATCGTTGCCCATCGATTAAGAACCGTCTATAAAGCCGACATCATTTATGTTTTACAAGAGGGTTCCATTGTAGAAGTAGGAAACCATCAAGAATTACTCCAAAAAAATGGAGTTTATCGAAATCTATATGAACTCCAATTCCATTCTTAA